AGCAGGCCCCGCCCACGGCCCCGGCGGTTCCGGCCGCGGCCAACGGCTCACCCGCCGGCGGAGCGGCCAAGCGCAAGGGCCGCGGACGCCGCGCCTCGGTGCCGTCCTGGGACGAGATCATGTTCGGTTCCAAGAAGAACGACTGAGCAGACGTAAGAACGCGAAGGGGAGGGCGGTCACCGCGCGGTGACCGCCCTCCCCTTGTGCTCAGCCCCGGTCGTCAGGGCCTGATTCGTCCGCGCCCCGGCCATCCGTGACCCGCGGGTTCGGGCTTCGGCTGCTCGTCTCCTGGCCGCTCGGCCCCGGCTCGCCCTCAGCCTGGACCAGGAAGGGCCGAACCATCTCCGGGGTGATCCGCGCGGCGAAGGCCACGGACTCGTCCAGGGCGGCGTCCTGCGCGGTGTAGCTGCCCGTGCCCGCACCCACGGTGACGTGGAGGTCGGCCAGGCGGGAGCGACGCTGGAAAAGGGTCTGGGTCCAGGTCCACCCGATCACCGCCGACCGCTCCACCGTGGCCTGCGAACGGGACAGCGATCCCGAACGCACGCTCACGCGCTCGCCGTCGTAGCCGTGGCCCAGCGAGCGGTAGCGGTCGATGCCCAGCGGTACGCCCAGCAGGGCCAGCACTCCGGCGGTCACCGCGAGCCAGGTGATGTCCAGAGCCGCCGCAGCGGCGGCCACCGCCGCGAAGGGCAGTACCGACCGGGTCAGGCGGCGGTACAGCGCCGCCCGGGGATGCCGGGTCAGGGGCGCTCGGAAGAGCGCCAGGGCCCGGTCCAGTACCGGTTCCACCCGCGAGCGCGGGCCGACCGGCAGCAGGACCGCGCGTGTGGCCGCGTCACCCAGCCCGGTGACGATGGCCCGTAGCCCCACCGCCGCGCGTGTGCGTTCGAGGGGGTTGTCCATCAGCTCGTACCCGCGGATCCGCCGCTTCTCCAGCGTGACGCTGCGCCTGGTGAACAGGCCTCGCTCGGCGACCAGGGAGCCGTCCCGCTCCTTCAGGGAGAAACCCCAGTGGGTGAGTGCGTAGGAGACCACCGCGAAGACCGGCATCAACAGCACCAGCACCCCGACGGATACCGTCCCGAACACCACCAGGAAGGCGCGGTCCGTACTGGTCACCCAGTCGACGAAGTAGTCGGTGGCCAACTGCCCGGCCGACTGCTGGACCATGCCGAACAGGGTGGCCAGGACCACGAACGGGGTCAGCAGGTACCCCAGGCTGAGCGCCCCGTACAGGTACCAGGACCGG
This DNA window, taken from Nocardiopsis exhalans, encodes the following:
- a CDS encoding PH domain-containing protein — its product is MDRHHGQPEPDPGPYGSDPDSVGPDHADTEAGGAGAGTGAGGWVAPGSTSTSAAAPEPGPGGWAPPGPAPSTGPWSAPGAERWSAPPGGDPCPGPDPGHSHPGHPYPDHPYPEHVGSSGAQGAPFSGGPHAYGEQPRSWWGEAPGEPVPGFGAESAQQLSPRSMVVGPINQLKSLLLPVLAGLVIGGFNPWLLTATGMGVIALLVGGLVTWKTFRYEVGEDRIEIRKGLIRRSRRTIPLERVRGVDVTSTLLHRMLGVAVVRIEAAAGSVGDTEDGKLDAVSAEEAERLRRVLLHRKAVLTEKGPGGTSPEPPGAEGGNGVPAAVHTPPDGDVADDTVTHFTMPRSWYLYGALSLGYLLTPFVVLATLFGMVQQSAGQLATDYFVDWVTSTDRAFLVVFGTVSVGVLVLLMPVFAVVSYALTHWGFSLKERDGSLVAERGLFTRRSVTLEKRRIRGYELMDNPLERTRAAVGLRAIVTGLGDAATRAVLLPVGPRSRVEPVLDRALALFRAPLTRHPRAALYRRLTRSVLPFAAVAAAAAALDITWLAVTAGVLALLGVPLGIDRYRSLGHGYDGERVSVRSGSLSRSQATVERSAVIGWTWTQTLFQRRSRLADLHVTVGAGTGSYTAQDAALDESVAFAARITPEMVRPFLVQAEGEPGPSGQETSSRSPNPRVTDGRGADESGPDDRG